In Zingiber officinale cultivar Zhangliang chromosome 3B, Zo_v1.1, whole genome shotgun sequence, a single window of DNA contains:
- the LOC121968510 gene encoding WAT1-related protein At2g37460-like gives MAAAMVKKYGPLAGMLYVQVPYGAMFLISRFALTRGMSHYAFVLYRQLIASVAIFPAAYYFNSSMQLSTLSWKNLKHIFFLALIGTSISQNFYYAGLALTSSTFVSTMNNLQPAITFLLAYLLKLEEVKIRRLEGQAKVVGTLVCVGGAVVMTLSKVHGEGLHEVLKLVVHGEENDAGFIFGAILTVIGSSSWSLFVIYQAWIVEEYPSQLTLSALVSVMGSLQVIVIAFTFENPRALILHFGSQLLAVSYSGIFCSGLGAFTIMWCVKEKGPVYSTAFNPLATLLVAILEPLLLHVKLTWSSLTGMAMVIGGLYLYLWGKAQDVKPSNNTLTQCSNGISGGECNSNEIIMRREEVGNQEPLLA, from the exons ATGGCGGCGGCGATGGTGAAGAAGTACGGTCCTCTCGCCGGCATGCTCTACGTTCAGGTGCCCTACGGCGCGATGTTCCTAATCAGCCGCTTCGCCCTCACCCGCGGCATGAGCCACTACGCCTTCGTCCTCTACCGGCAGCTCATCGCCTCCGTCGCCATCTTCCCCGCCGCTTACTACTTCAACAGTTCGATGCAACTCAGCACGTTAAGCTGGAAGAACTTGAAGCATATCTTCTTCCTCGCTCTGATCGG GACGAGCATAAGTCAAAATTTCTACTACGCCGGACTTGCGCTCACTTCCTCCACTTTCGTCAGCACCATGAACAATCTCCAACCCGCCATCACTTTCCTGCTGGCCTATCTCCTCAA ATTGGAAGAGGTAAAAATAAGGAGATTGGAAGGGCAAGCAAAGGTAGTTGGAACCCTAGTGTGTGTTGGAGGTGCAGTGGTGATGACTCTCTCTAAGGTTCATGGTGAGGGCCTGCATGAAGTGCTCAAGCTGGTCGTCCATGGCGAGGAAAATGATGCCGGCTTCATTTTTGGAGCCATTCTTACTGTCATAGGATCTTCTTCCTGGTCTCTCTTCGTAATCTATCAG GCATGGATTGTGGAAGAGTACCCTTCGCAACTCACTCTATCGGCTCTTGTTAGCGTAATGGGAAGCCTTCAAGTCATTGTTATCGCATTCACATTTGAAAATCCGAGGGCCTTAATCTTACACTTTGGCTCACAACTTCTCGCCGTCAGCTATAgt GGAATATTTTGCTCGGGCTTGGGTGCGTTCACCATCATGTGGTGTGTAAAGGAAAAAGGTCCGGTTTACTCCACAGCATTCAATCCCCTCGCCACTTTACTTGTCGCCATACTAGAGCCTCTTCTCCTTCACGTGAAACTCACATGGAGCAG cTTGACAGGCATGGCGATGGTTATAGGAGGGCTCTACTTGTATCTGTGGGGCAAAGCTCAAGATGTAAAGCCAAGCAATAATACTTTAACTCAATGCTCTAATGGAATATCAGGGGGGGAATGCAATTCAAATGAAATAATTATGAGAAGGGAAGAAGTAGGCAACCAGGAGCCATTGTTAGCTTAA